The proteins below come from a single Streptomyces sp. M92 genomic window:
- a CDS encoding M20/M25/M40 family metallo-hydrolase translates to MNWAFTSSGTVTETYAAGLLRNMLEIPSSSYQERALADYLAEAMSALGFEAHIDGVGNVIGTIERGAGPTLMLLGHMDTVPGHVLVRSEDGRLYGRGAVDAKGPLAAMICAAAGAVDFPGRIVVVGVVEEETPQSRGAMAIRATHDRPDALIIGEPSGWSSVVLGYKGKLDLRYTVKRPATHPSNPAPKASELAAACWQALVELLGPDMDHGVFDQPGATLCRLNGDLTTATADLSVRTPPEFDVDGFVSELRARLSAGDLEVLNSVAACRVGRADPAVRALVSGIRRLHARPRLVVKTATSDMNTLAEAWDVPMATYGPGDSSLDHADDEHIVLSDYQRGIDVLTTAISELAHLPVRPGGRVDDAPPRVRSLR, encoded by the coding sequence ATGAACTGGGCGTTCACTTCGTCCGGCACCGTCACCGAGACGTACGCCGCCGGACTGCTGCGCAACATGCTGGAGATCCCCTCCTCCTCCTACCAGGAGCGCGCGCTGGCCGACTACTTGGCCGAGGCGATGTCGGCCCTGGGGTTCGAGGCCCACATCGACGGCGTGGGCAACGTGATCGGCACGATCGAGCGCGGTGCCGGCCCGACCCTGATGCTCCTCGGGCACATGGACACCGTCCCGGGCCATGTCCTGGTCCGTTCCGAGGACGGACGTCTCTATGGCCGAGGCGCGGTGGACGCGAAGGGACCGCTCGCGGCGATGATCTGCGCGGCGGCCGGGGCGGTGGACTTCCCCGGCCGGATCGTGGTGGTCGGCGTCGTCGAGGAGGAAACCCCGCAGTCCCGTGGAGCGATGGCGATCCGGGCCACGCACGACCGGCCGGACGCGCTGATCATCGGCGAACCGAGCGGCTGGTCCAGCGTGGTACTCGGCTACAAGGGCAAGCTCGACCTGCGCTACACCGTGAAGCGTCCCGCCACGCACCCGAGCAACCCGGCGCCCAAGGCGTCCGAACTGGCCGCCGCGTGCTGGCAGGCGCTGGTCGAGCTGCTCGGGCCGGACATGGACCACGGCGTGTTCGACCAGCCCGGCGCGACCCTGTGCCGGCTCAACGGCGACCTGACCACGGCGACGGCGGACCTCAGCGTCCGCACTCCACCGGAGTTCGACGTCGACGGGTTCGTGAGCGAGCTGCGTGCGCGTCTGTCGGCCGGTGATCTCGAGGTGCTGAACTCGGTCGCGGCCTGCCGAGTGGGGCGGGCCGACCCGGCTGTCCGCGCGCTGGTGTCCGGGATCCGGCGGCTGCACGCCCGACCGCGCCTGGTGGTGAAAACGGCCACCTCGGACATGAACACGCTCGCGGAGGCCTGGGACGTCCCGATGGCGACCTACGGACCGGGCGACAGCAGTCTCGATCACGCCGACGACGAGCACATCGTGCTCTCGGACTACCAGCGCGGCATCGACGTGCTGACCACCGCCATCTCGGAGCTGGCACACCTGCCCGTTCGCCCGGGCGGCCGGGTGGACGACGCACCACCGCGCGTGAGGAGTCTCAGGTGA
- a CDS encoding acyl-CoA dehydrogenase family protein has protein sequence MRFGFTEDQQRFRADVRKALRSAEVRAAAADATGADGVEPDARPLYRLLGKLGLLAVHWPVEFGGEGRPLTDAAIVAEELVRAGVPDTFHVNTIQIVGQFLLMAGSDEQKRRYLPALARGESFASVLYTEPDAGSDLAALRTIAEPDGGGYRITGTKVFSLKTRFVDLALCAARTTPGAGKYQGISLFLVDLGASGVTVSVVPGVGDEHFHRVDLDSVPVPGDGLLGPRDQGWPLLNEALAIERTGLDYYLKAEHWLEAALDALVDDAPDSPHDDRVEQIGRWHGALAADHVLAWEALTGLASDQVDHVSTAVAKYHSSELAQSIAVWAANIPSPQQRANRTRAALTLDSAYREAPGLTLSAGTSEVMLQIMAAAFDSIGQEEH, from the coding sequence ATGCGGTTCGGGTTCACTGAGGATCAACAGCGGTTCCGGGCGGACGTGCGGAAGGCGCTGCGCTCCGCCGAGGTGCGTGCCGCGGCGGCGGACGCCACCGGCGCGGACGGTGTCGAGCCGGACGCGCGTCCGCTCTACCGTCTGCTCGGAAAGCTGGGCCTGCTCGCCGTGCACTGGCCCGTCGAGTTCGGCGGAGAGGGCCGCCCCCTCACCGACGCCGCGATCGTCGCGGAGGAACTGGTGCGCGCGGGAGTGCCGGACACGTTCCACGTCAACACCATCCAGATCGTCGGCCAGTTCCTGCTGATGGCGGGCAGCGACGAGCAGAAGCGGCGGTACCTGCCCGCGCTGGCCCGCGGGGAGAGTTTCGCCTCAGTGCTCTACACCGAACCGGACGCCGGGTCGGACCTCGCCGCGCTGCGGACCATTGCCGAACCGGACGGCGGCGGCTACCGGATCACCGGCACGAAGGTGTTCAGCCTCAAGACCCGGTTCGTCGACCTCGCCCTGTGCGCGGCCCGTACGACGCCGGGTGCCGGGAAGTACCAGGGAATCAGTCTGTTCCTGGTCGACCTGGGCGCATCGGGTGTGACGGTGTCGGTTGTCCCCGGCGTCGGCGACGAGCACTTTCACCGGGTGGACCTCGACTCGGTCCCGGTCCCGGGTGACGGCCTCCTCGGTCCGCGCGACCAGGGGTGGCCGCTGCTCAACGAGGCTCTGGCCATCGAACGCACCGGTCTCGACTACTACCTCAAGGCGGAGCACTGGCTCGAGGCCGCGCTGGACGCACTGGTCGACGACGCCCCTGACTCCCCGCACGACGACCGCGTCGAGCAGATCGGCCGATGGCATGGCGCGCTCGCGGCGGACCACGTCCTCGCCTGGGAGGCACTTACCGGCCTCGCGTCGGACCAGGTCGATCACGTCTCGACGGCCGTCGCCAAGTACCACAGCAGCGAACTCGCCCAGAGCATCGCGGTGTGGGCCGCCAACATCCCCAGCCCCCAGCAGCGGGCGAACCGCACCAGGGCGGCTCTGACCCTGGACTCCGCCTACCGGGAGGCGCCGGGGCTCACACTGTCGGCAGGGACCTCCGAGGTGATGCTCCAGATCATGGCCGCCGCGTTCGACTCCATCGGACAGGAAGAGCACTGA
- a CDS encoding sulfotransferase family protein, with product MVHQPERIPVLALWSAPRCRSTAFARMMAERGDCAVVHEPFSRVVDFGEVEVDDTVAHNERDVLAALRAMAARKPVFFKDTTDFHYPALLADGSFLSAATHTFIIRDPAEAIASHHALHPGLGRDEIGFARLYEIFTAVQAATGSTPVVIDSDDLLDRPEDTVRAYCAAVGIDFRPDALSWAPGMRPEWQSTSKWHRSTSETTAFTRVRSGGAEAVEADPVLRAYRDHHQPYYEKLRAAALQP from the coding sequence GTGGTACATCAACCGGAGCGGATCCCGGTGCTCGCTCTGTGGAGCGCACCACGCTGCCGCTCAACCGCCTTCGCGCGGATGATGGCCGAGCGGGGCGACTGTGCCGTCGTGCACGAGCCGTTCTCCCGGGTCGTCGACTTCGGTGAGGTGGAGGTCGACGACACGGTCGCGCACAACGAGCGGGACGTGCTCGCGGCGTTGCGGGCCATGGCGGCCAGGAAGCCGGTGTTCTTCAAGGACACCACGGACTTCCACTACCCGGCGCTTCTCGCCGACGGGTCCTTCCTCTCGGCGGCGACCCACACCTTCATCATCCGGGACCCGGCCGAGGCCATCGCGTCGCACCATGCGCTCCACCCGGGCCTCGGTCGCGACGAGATCGGCTTCGCCCGGCTGTACGAGATCTTCACGGCCGTGCAGGCCGCCACCGGCAGCACGCCAGTCGTGATCGACTCCGACGATCTGCTCGACCGGCCGGAGGACACCGTGCGGGCCTACTGCGCGGCGGTGGGCATCGACTTCCGTCCGGACGCGCTGAGCTGGGCGCCGGGCATGCGGCCGGAATGGCAGTCGACCAGCAAGTGGCACAGGTCGACCAGCGAGACGACGGCCTTCACGCGGGTCAGGAGCGGCGGAGCGGAGGCGGTCGAGGCGGACCCTGTGCTGCGCGCCTACCGCGATCACCACCAGCCGTACTACGAGAAACTGCGCGCCGCCGCGCTCCAGCCGTGA
- the lysX gene encoding lysine biosynthesis protein LysX, with protein sequence MSAASERPSGRKIAILASRVGADEKRLFDAFDRRGVPVDHVDTRRQWFLAGRCDVPWTCALNREIGQVRAAYAARSLAAAGVEVVNSAEATEVCGDKWRTTMALEASRVPTPRTALGLTPQAALDALDSIGYPALIKPLVGSWGRLVARLPDRASAEGVLEYVAALPGPQSHLGYVQELIDKPDRDIRVIVVGGQVLGAVYRTSESLRTNVALGGQARPCEVTPEIAKLSLDAATAVGAEIAGVDLIEDQDGRLLVLEVNHRVEFTGFQSALGDRVDVADLVVDHLLERAQR encoded by the coding sequence GTGTCAGCGGCATCAGAGCGCCCAAGTGGCCGCAAGATCGCCATACTCGCCAGCCGGGTCGGCGCGGACGAGAAGAGACTGTTCGACGCATTCGACCGGCGCGGTGTGCCCGTCGACCACGTCGACACGCGCCGACAGTGGTTCCTGGCCGGCCGGTGCGACGTGCCGTGGACTTGCGCGCTGAACCGCGAGATAGGCCAGGTCCGCGCGGCCTACGCCGCCCGCAGCCTCGCCGCGGCCGGAGTCGAGGTGGTCAACAGCGCGGAGGCGACCGAGGTGTGCGGGGACAAGTGGCGCACCACCATGGCCCTGGAGGCCTCTCGGGTGCCGACACCGCGCACCGCGCTCGGCCTCACTCCGCAGGCGGCGCTGGACGCCCTTGACTCCATCGGCTACCCGGCACTGATCAAACCGCTGGTCGGCTCGTGGGGCCGGCTGGTGGCCCGGCTGCCCGACCGCGCCAGTGCCGAAGGTGTGCTCGAGTACGTCGCCGCGCTGCCCGGACCGCAGTCGCATCTCGGGTACGTGCAGGAGCTCATCGACAAGCCGGACAGGGACATCAGGGTGATCGTGGTCGGTGGTCAGGTGCTGGGCGCCGTCTACCGGACCAGCGAGTCCCTGCGGACCAATGTGGCACTCGGCGGACAGGCCAGGCCGTGCGAGGTGACACCGGAGATCGCCAAACTCTCCCTCGACGCGGCCACGGCCGTCGGCGCCGAGATCGCCGGTGTCGATCTGATCGAGGACCAGGACGGTCGGCTGCTGGTCCTGGAGGTCAACCACCGGGTCGAGTTCACCGGTTTCCAATCCGCACTCGGCGATCGGGTCGATGTCGCGGACCTCGTCGTCGACCACCTACTGGAACGGGCGCAACGATGA
- a CDS encoding acyl-CoA dehydrogenase family protein, protein MDLTPDPLSIQVRKALRTGLSGVPARMELHGAPVADGAVGPTRAVLDELDAADFERSASVGGLGLGLTAGVLVSEELGRAARGNSYRADAMAADMGAPAGAALAGLETLPVGSGITAAPRAGGWELTGMVTVDAAEPGPVLVATRTGGEPVLVAVEHRAAGRTTESGCWPPVVQFDATPVTAANVVGPLDDSPTGPLTRARLRQAAYLLGIADGAHRVAVRHAGVRRQFDTTLRDLPAVSFPLARAMVALRATRAAVYRGAWLVDSEPDAVGTAPVMALAMAAETARDVVRLSMQSCGVRAMTAELGLHRYFRLAAAESARYGDPAALWRIVGADRIRAARYAAAGTEPGVMAPGRP, encoded by the coding sequence ATGGACCTCACCCCCGATCCGCTCAGCATCCAGGTGCGCAAGGCGTTGCGTACGGGCCTTTCCGGCGTCCCCGCCCGGATGGAGCTGCACGGCGCGCCGGTGGCCGACGGAGCCGTCGGCCCCACCAGGGCGGTGCTCGACGAACTGGACGCTGCCGATTTCGAACGGTCAGCCTCCGTCGGCGGCCTCGGCCTCGGTCTGACGGCCGGGGTGCTCGTCAGTGAGGAACTCGGCCGCGCGGCACGCGGCAACTCCTACCGGGCCGACGCGATGGCAGCCGACATGGGTGCTCCGGCGGGCGCGGCACTGGCCGGGCTGGAGACCCTGCCGGTCGGCAGTGGGATCACCGCGGCCCCGCGAGCGGGTGGCTGGGAGCTGACCGGCATGGTCACGGTCGACGCCGCGGAACCCGGGCCGGTTCTGGTGGCCACCAGGACGGGCGGCGAGCCGGTGCTCGTCGCCGTGGAGCACCGAGCGGCCGGCCGCACCACGGAGAGCGGGTGCTGGCCCCCGGTCGTACAGTTCGATGCCACACCGGTCACCGCGGCGAACGTGGTGGGGCCCCTGGACGACTCGCCCACCGGCCCCCTCACCCGGGCGCGGCTGCGGCAGGCCGCCTACCTCCTGGGCATCGCCGACGGCGCGCACCGGGTCGCGGTGCGTCACGCCGGTGTCCGGCGGCAGTTCGACACCACGCTGCGTGATCTGCCGGCGGTGTCGTTCCCGCTGGCGCGGGCCATGGTGGCGTTGCGCGCGACCAGGGCTGCGGTGTACCGGGGCGCCTGGTTGGTCGATTCGGAGCCGGACGCCGTCGGCACCGCGCCGGTCATGGCCCTGGCGATGGCCGCCGAGACCGCGCGCGACGTGGTGCGGCTGAGCATGCAGAGCTGCGGGGTGCGCGCGATGACGGCAGAACTCGGTCTGCACCGGTACTTCCGACTGGCCGCGGCCGAGTCCGCCCGGTATGGCGATCCCGCCGCGCTATGGCGGATCGTCGGCGCCGACCGCATCCGCGCGGCCCGGTACGCCGCGGCCGGCACGGAGCCTGGGGTCATGGCGCCGGGCCGGCCCTAG
- a CDS encoding NAD(P)/FAD-dependent oxidoreductase — MPAVVSAVDRPAEAAVDVAVVGAGPAGLYAAYYAGFRGLSAAVVDALDEPGGQVSALYPEKLLYDVAGYPAVKGRQLIDNLLEQAAPFDTRYLLGRTVVGLARRTGGWTLSTDDGGTVDAGAVVIAAGLGRFAPRRLPCSVPYEGRGVAYHVPRLEAHAGRDVVVVGGGDSAVDWALALAPLARSTTLVHRRGTFRAHEYSVRQLYASAVRVVTDAEVVACHGAQRLEQVEIRRGEEVFTLPSQALVAALGFTSGLGPVAEWGIDLEHRRIRVDRSMSTNLPGVHAVGDVCTYPGRVPLITVGFGEAGTAVNHAAVTLRPGERLAPEHSSDTFPGARDRAAVPSASAA; from the coding sequence ATGCCAGCAGTCGTGAGCGCCGTCGACCGGCCCGCCGAGGCGGCGGTGGACGTCGCAGTCGTGGGCGCGGGACCCGCCGGGCTGTACGCCGCGTACTACGCCGGATTCCGGGGCCTGTCGGCCGCGGTGGTCGACGCGCTCGACGAGCCCGGCGGCCAGGTGTCCGCTCTCTACCCGGAGAAGCTGCTGTACGACGTGGCCGGTTACCCCGCCGTCAAGGGGCGGCAGCTGATCGACAACCTGCTGGAGCAGGCCGCCCCGTTCGATACGCGGTACCTGCTCGGCCGGACGGTGGTCGGCCTCGCCCGCCGAACCGGAGGCTGGACCCTGAGCACCGACGACGGCGGCACAGTGGACGCCGGAGCCGTGGTGATCGCCGCCGGGCTGGGCAGGTTCGCGCCTCGCAGGCTGCCCTGCTCGGTGCCGTACGAGGGCAGGGGCGTCGCCTACCACGTCCCGCGTCTGGAGGCGCACGCGGGACGGGACGTAGTCGTGGTCGGCGGCGGCGACAGTGCCGTGGACTGGGCGCTGGCCCTGGCCCCGCTGGCCCGCAGCACGACCCTCGTCCACCGGCGGGGCACCTTCCGCGCCCACGAGTACAGCGTCCGGCAGCTGTACGCCTCCGCCGTCCGGGTCGTCACCGACGCCGAGGTGGTCGCCTGCCACGGTGCCCAACGGCTCGAGCAGGTCGAGATCCGACGAGGCGAGGAGGTGTTCACCCTGCCGTCGCAGGCGCTGGTCGCCGCCCTCGGCTTCACCTCCGGCCTCGGTCCCGTCGCCGAGTGGGGAATCGACCTGGAGCACCGCAGGATCCGGGTCGACCGGTCCATGAGCACCAACCTGCCCGGCGTCCACGCGGTCGGCGACGTGTGCACCTACCCGGGCCGCGTCCCGCTGATCACCGTCGGCTTCGGCGAGGCCGGCACCGCTGTGAACCACGCGGCCGTGACCCTGCGCCCCGGCGAACGGCTCGCGCCCGAGCACTCCTCCGACACGTTCCCCGGTGCACGCGACCGCGCGGCCGTCCCGTCCGCGTCGGCCGCGTGA
- a CDS encoding response regulator, with protein MPFRGEPRAVARRDSVRDNEAFFVILIEGNTMTIRVLICDQLPVIADGLKTLLDAVPDIEVIGTTDNGMEAIVSVRTTRPDVVVTDLNLQTISGLELIRRLAKEDEPPTVVVFTASDADKTVSDVLHAGASCLLGKDTSPQELITAVRAAAAGQTILAPSIAQRLVTWFRAQPEPQEAATCPEVIELTPREREVTRMMARGMSTEEVARELIIGEATVRTHLYRVRNKLGVRDRAELVSLVYRTGLIHTTGQSLGDQGVLSPGGLPAR; from the coding sequence ATGCCCTTCCGGGGCGAGCCCCGCGCCGTCGCGCGCCGCGATTCCGTTCGGGACAACGAGGCTTTCTTCGTCATCCTTATCGAGGGGAACACAATGACCATTCGGGTGCTCATCTGTGACCAGTTGCCTGTGATCGCGGACGGTCTCAAGACCCTCCTCGATGCGGTGCCGGACATCGAAGTGATCGGTACGACCGACAACGGCATGGAGGCCATTGTCTCCGTGCGCACCACGCGGCCGGACGTCGTGGTCACGGATCTGAACCTCCAGACCATCTCCGGCCTCGAGTTGATCCGCAGACTCGCCAAGGAGGACGAGCCGCCCACCGTCGTGGTGTTCACCGCGTCCGACGCCGACAAGACGGTGAGCGACGTGCTGCACGCCGGCGCGAGCTGCCTGCTCGGCAAGGACACGAGTCCTCAGGAGTTGATCACTGCGGTCCGGGCGGCGGCCGCCGGGCAGACCATACTCGCGCCGAGCATTGCGCAGCGCCTGGTCACCTGGTTCCGCGCGCAGCCGGAGCCTCAGGAAGCCGCGACGTGCCCGGAGGTGATCGAGCTGACCCCGCGGGAACGGGAGGTGACCCGGATGATGGCGCGGGGAATGTCCACGGAGGAGGTGGCCCGCGAGCTGATCATCGGCGAGGCCACGGTCCGTACGCATCTCTATCGGGTGCGCAACAAACTCGGCGTCCGCGACCGCGCGGAGCTCGTCTCACTGGTCTACCGGACCGGACTCATCCACACGACCGGACAGTCCCTCGGTGACCAGGGCGTCCTGTCGCCGGGGGGCCTGCCCGCGAGGTGA
- a CDS encoding non-ribosomal peptide synthetase, producing the protein MAQRLAALPVQRRARFLARLREHAKAATRRGPTSRGDTGPTPLSYEQESLRFLHHPAPGVPGTPLCLRLRGELNAEALHSALSATVARHEALRTSIAQREGGPMQVVVATVPVEMPVLEAEGEDHGQRLAAARALVERQVASPFDVNRTPMWRAMLVKVAPDDHLFLFDVPAVVCDASSRDLLLRELAETYRSSREGGAPRLPDLPVQYPDYAVWQRDRLGGDRGRLAAYWRDKLAGAEVLEFPADRPRGETRTRAGGRAGFALGHEALERAQELARQEGASPFDVLVAAFFTLLHRYTGLDDLVIGSPETTRQHDEVSSVIGLFTDLRVLRADLSGDPTFRALVQRIGRVTRDASEHGGLPFGELVAAVDPVVGPSCSPIFQIVFGVEHAAPPAGLSDLSVSPEDVRTGTTPFDMTWTLVEQPDSGADPHLAIDFDTDLFDAESIARFARHYDGLLHTLTATPDAPLSAVEMLSPADKEFLARAAQGPVRPIRESTVVAEFEARVQEAPDSVAVVVDGVGTSYADLNAGANRLAALLRRHGVEPGARVGLCLGRNVDVPTAMLAVLKTGAAYVPLDPAHPPGRVAEIAADADLGVVIAHAGADRALSEVHVPVLTLDDVRGALAALPDHNPPLAARSSDVAYVIYTSGSTGKPKGVLLEHRGLVNFVDSTRELFDLTPADRVLGFASITFDVSVFETFSALLTGARVCLATDEERLSVDRLQSLMEQAGVTVVDLPPTVMPLLEPERFTDLRIAFVGGEAFSGELVNRWNPGRRLFNGYGPTECTVTMIVEECPGTWDVSPPIGLPMTNHVAHVLDRDLRQVPIGVPGELVIGGGGLARGYLNRDELTAQKFIADPFGTAPGGRLYRTGDLVKRLADGRLVFLGRIDQQVKIRGLRIELGEVESALTGFDGIGPVSVRAWTDDKGAKHLVGYLTGITEHQAPAVREYLGAHLPSYMIPSYFVVLDELPLTSSGKVDWRRLPAPDLSRAGEEHSDESLTATERGLLREVLAPLLRDDRIGVRDDFFLAGGNSLQAVQLMSAINRRFGVEIALGDFFASPTVAHLAATIDAVRAARGDDDGDPLDAWESLSRQEVARTAGPGEDRAPVVMRASGPAQAILLHPSGGALFCYVPLVRALREDVGVTGFAADPRDASVAPRDGLATTASRIARYLVETGLPRSCCLAGWSYGGVLAFEVARQIEQKTGERPPVVLLDAAYDEDSVRLDEETVRQRFVHDVVRLTGRDGPRVRAVLDPAAGVADVGRTLTGFGIELTEAELTSRFETYRSCALSMQAYRPPGPYGGPVTVLTASSHIAVEEQWRAVCTGPFRAESVPGDHYTLFTETALSRVVAAIEETLAL; encoded by the coding sequence ATGGCCCAGCGCCTCGCCGCGTTGCCCGTTCAGCGCCGCGCACGGTTCCTCGCCCGGCTCAGGGAGCATGCGAAGGCCGCGACGAGGCGTGGCCCGACGTCACGCGGTGACACGGGCCCGACGCCCCTGTCGTACGAGCAGGAGTCGCTCCGGTTCCTCCACCACCCGGCACCGGGCGTCCCCGGCACCCCGCTGTGCCTGCGTCTGCGGGGTGAGCTGAACGCGGAGGCGTTGCACTCTGCGCTGTCCGCGACCGTGGCGAGGCATGAGGCGCTGCGGACCTCGATCGCGCAGCGCGAGGGCGGCCCGATGCAGGTCGTCGTGGCCACGGTCCCGGTCGAGATGCCGGTCCTCGAAGCGGAGGGCGAGGACCACGGGCAGAGGCTGGCCGCGGCCCGGGCACTGGTCGAGCGACAGGTCGCGAGCCCGTTCGACGTGAACCGCACGCCGATGTGGCGCGCGATGCTGGTCAAGGTGGCCCCGGACGACCACCTGTTCCTCTTCGACGTGCCCGCCGTCGTCTGCGACGCCTCGTCGCGTGACCTGCTGCTGCGCGAACTCGCCGAAACCTACCGGTCGTCGCGCGAGGGTGGCGCACCGCGACTGCCCGACCTGCCCGTGCAGTACCCGGACTACGCCGTATGGCAGCGCGACCGCCTCGGCGGCGACCGGGGCCGACTCGCCGCGTACTGGCGCGACAAGCTCGCGGGTGCCGAGGTGCTGGAGTTCCCGGCCGACCGGCCCCGGGGCGAGACGCGGACCCGCGCGGGCGGCAGAGCCGGCTTCGCCCTCGGGCACGAGGCGCTGGAACGGGCGCAGGAGCTGGCCCGGCAGGAGGGCGCGAGTCCGTTCGACGTCCTCGTCGCCGCCTTCTTCACCCTGCTGCACCGCTACACCGGCCTGGACGACCTGGTGATCGGCTCGCCCGAGACGACCCGGCAGCACGACGAGGTGTCCTCGGTGATCGGACTCTTCACGGACCTGCGGGTGCTGCGCGCGGACCTCTCCGGTGACCCGACCTTCCGCGCGCTGGTCCAACGGATCGGGCGTGTGACGCGCGACGCGTCCGAGCACGGTGGTCTGCCGTTCGGCGAGCTGGTCGCCGCGGTCGACCCGGTCGTCGGTCCGTCGTGCTCACCGATCTTCCAGATCGTGTTCGGCGTGGAGCACGCGGCCCCCCCGGCGGGCCTATCCGACTTGTCCGTATCGCCCGAGGACGTCCGGACCGGCACCACCCCGTTCGACATGACCTGGACCCTGGTGGAGCAGCCGGACTCCGGCGCCGATCCACACCTCGCCATCGATTTCGACACGGACCTGTTCGACGCCGAGAGCATCGCCAGGTTCGCCCGGCACTACGACGGACTGCTGCACACCCTGACCGCGACCCCCGACGCTCCCCTGTCCGCCGTCGAGATGCTGAGCCCGGCGGACAAGGAGTTCCTGGCCCGCGCCGCCCAGGGCCCGGTGCGCCCGATACGCGAGTCCACCGTGGTGGCCGAGTTCGAGGCGCGTGTCCAGGAGGCCCCGGACAGCGTGGCGGTCGTCGTCGACGGCGTCGGCACCAGCTACGCCGACCTCAACGCCGGAGCGAACCGGCTCGCCGCCCTGCTGCGCCGGCACGGTGTCGAGCCGGGCGCACGGGTCGGCCTCTGTCTGGGCAGGAACGTGGACGTGCCGACCGCGATGCTCGCGGTGCTCAAGACCGGCGCGGCCTACGTGCCGCTCGACCCGGCGCATCCCCCCGGGCGGGTGGCGGAGATCGCCGCCGACGCGGACCTGGGGGTGGTGATCGCGCACGCCGGGGCCGACCGGGCCCTGAGCGAGGTCCACGTGCCCGTCCTGACGCTGGACGACGTCCGTGGGGCACTGGCGGCGCTGCCCGATCACAACCCCCCGCTCGCGGCGCGGTCCTCAGACGTCGCGTACGTCATCTACACCTCCGGCAGCACCGGCAAACCGAAGGGGGTACTCCTCGAGCACCGCGGCCTGGTCAACTTCGTCGACTCCACGCGGGAGCTGTTCGACCTGACACCGGCCGACCGGGTGCTCGGGTTCGCTTCGATCACCTTCGACGTCTCCGTGTTCGAGACGTTCTCGGCGCTGCTGACCGGAGCCCGTGTCTGCCTGGCCACCGACGAGGAACGGCTGTCCGTCGACCGGCTCCAGTCGCTGATGGAGCAGGCCGGCGTCACCGTCGTCGACCTGCCCCCGACCGTGATGCCGCTGCTGGAGCCGGAACGGTTCACCGACCTGCGGATCGCGTTCGTCGGCGGCGAGGCGTTCAGCGGTGAACTGGTCAACCGGTGGAACCCCGGCAGGCGGCTGTTCAACGGCTACGGGCCGACCGAGTGCACGGTGACGATGATCGTCGAGGAGTGCCCGGGTACCTGGGACGTCTCGCCTCCGATCGGCCTGCCCATGACCAACCATGTGGCGCACGTACTCGACCGCGATCTGCGCCAGGTGCCGATCGGCGTACCGGGCGAACTCGTCATCGGGGGCGGTGGTCTGGCGCGTGGCTACCTCAACCGGGACGAGCTGACCGCCCAGAAGTTCATCGCCGATCCCTTCGGCACCGCGCCCGGTGGGCGGCTGTACCGGACAGGGGACCTGGTGAAGCGGTTGGCGGACGGACGCCTGGTCTTCCTCGGCCGGATCGACCAACAGGTCAAGATTCGCGGGCTGCGGATCGAACTGGGTGAGGTGGAGTCGGCGCTGACCGGGTTCGACGGGATCGGCCCGGTCAGCGTGCGGGCGTGGACCGACGACAAGGGAGCCAAGCACCTGGTCGGTTATCTGACCGGGATCACCGAGCACCAGGCGCCGGCGGTTCGCGAGTATCTGGGCGCACACCTTCCGTCATACATGATCCCGTCGTACTTCGTGGTCCTCGACGAGCTTCCGCTCACCAGCAGCGGCAAGGTCGACTGGCGCAGGCTGCCCGCGCCGGACCTGAGCCGCGCGGGCGAGGAGCACAGCGACGAGTCGCTCACCGCGACGGAACGCGGGCTGCTGCGCGAGGTGCTCGCTCCCCTGCTGCGCGACGACCGGATCGGCGTGCGCGACGACTTCTTCCTCGCGGGCGGCAACAGTCTGCAGGCCGTTCAGCTGATGTCGGCGATCAACCGCAGGTTCGGAGTGGAGATCGCGCTCGGCGACTTCTTCGCCTCGCCCACCGTCGCGCACCTGGCCGCCACCATCGACGCCGTGCGCGCCGCACGAGGTGATGACGACGGCGATCCGCTCGACGCGTGGGAGAGCCTGTCCAGGCAGGAGGTCGCCCGGACCGCCGGGCCGGGAGAGGACCGGGCACCCGTGGTGATGCGTGCGTCGGGTCCGGCGCAGGCGATTCTGCTGCACCCGTCGGGCGGTGCGCTCTTCTGCTACGTGCCGCTGGTCAGGGCACTGCGCGAGGACGTCGGTGTGACCGGATTCGCCGCCGATCCACGCGACGCCTCTGTGGCCCCGCGGGACGGACTGGCGACGACCGCCTCCAGGATCGCGCGGTACCTGGTCGAGACCGGCCTGCCCCGGTCGTGCTGCCTGGCCGGCTGGTCCTACGGCGGTGTGCTCGCCTTCGAGGTCGCCCGGCAGATCGAGCAGAAGACCGGAGAACGGCCTCCGGTGGTTCTGCTGGACGCCGCCTACGACGAGGACTCCGTCCGCCTCGACGAGGAGACGGTGCGGCAACGGTTCGTGCACGACGTCGTGAGGCTGACGGGGCGCGACGGCCCTCGGGTGCGCGCGGTCCTCGACCCCGCCGCCGGCGTGGCCGACGTCGGAAGGACGCTGACCGGCTTCGGCATCGAACTCACCGAGGCCGAGCTGACCTCCCGGTTCGAGACGTACCGGTCCTGTGCCCTGTCCATGCAGGCATACCGCCCGCCGGGGCCGTACGGCGGACCGGTCACCGTGCTCACCGCGTCATCTCACATCGCCGTGGAAGAGCAGTGGCGGGCAGTGTGCACGGGTCCGTTCCGGGCCGAGAGCGTGCCTGGCGACCACTACACCCTTTTCACGGAAACGGCGTTGAGCCGGGTCGTCGCGGCGATCGAAGAGACGCTCGCCCTTTGA